The nucleotide window TGTAATTAATCTGGGTAGCTCTAAGGCATATATCAGTGATCAAAATGTTTCTCCCTACAGTTACTCCTGCAATCTCAATCAGTTTCTTCCGCACATCATCTAAAGAAAATTTATGTGGTGTGATTACACTCTTTTTTAATACCAGGATTTCTAAAACCAAGAAAAACACCAACATTTTAAAACAGTGtttcggccggcaccgcggctcactaggctaatcctccgccttgcggcgccggcacaccgggttctagtcccggtcggggcaccgatcctgtcccggttgcccctcttccaggccagctctctgctgtggccagggagtgcagtggaggatggccaaactgcttgggccctgcaccccatgggagaccaggagaagcacctggctcctgccatcggaacagcgtggtgcaccggccgcagcgcgcctaccgtggtggccattggagggtgaaccaacggcagaaggaagacctttctctctgtctgtctctctctcactgtccactctgcctgtcaaaaaaaataaataaaaataaaaaaaataaaaaaataaaacattagtgTTTCTAGTCAAGGATATTTCAATTAAATTTCATCAGTACATTATATTTTAGTTTAACTCATGCTAGAAATGTTTAAAACCCAAGATCTTCTGAGTCACATAATACCAACATTTCATgttaatgaataaattattcgGGTTCCATACAAAGATAGTAAGtcatgagaaacagaaaaagctaagcttttaagagttctttttaaaaaaaaatacagaagtaaaCTAATGAACACAACTACACAAATATACTAACCAATTGCAAACTAAACTAGTTAAAGATTaaccttaaaaaatacattttagaactTTGTGATACCCTCATAAAAGGCAGGAAACTAAGGGTATTAAAACAATAGTCATTATTCTAGTTACTGTGCATCAAGTCTAAAAGATCCAGATAAAGgaactgttttgttttgattcaatttaaatactttaaaattggaATTATTAATTGAtagtataattaaattttaaataatatacacaAATGATTTGAACAGGTTTTATATTCAGTAACTTGCATGGTTTTTACACTGGCACTTTTATCACTAATTTAGGAGAATCAGATGCATTTCCCTCCATATACTTAGGCACTAagatttcaaatttataaatatggtagtattttaaatttttacatgaatattgggtttatttttgttttcctttgttcccTAGGTATTATCCAGTTTTGTAAGGAAAACACTTTTATATCACAATTAAAACTTGTCTTGGTTACTAGACTGTAGCCATAATTGGGTTACAGTCACTTAGATTCATTATTTGGAATTAATACTTACTAAAACAGAACTAAATGAAACTTATCTCCTAGAATTTCATATTTGCATTTACCTGCACTGCAGAATGGGTTTAAACAATATTTTAGCTGTTAGGAAATACTAATATACTTAAGCAAACTTGTTATCTTTGACTACTCAGAACTTTTGAGTAGTCAACTTTTACCTTTGAGTTCACTTTAAACTCTATCTGATTCATTCCaaaaagaagattttaaaatagaagttAGACTTCATTAAGATATTAACTTCAAATCGGGAAGAAAAATTAATGTACTGAAAGTTTGACaagttcattaaaatttttttcagcatGTCTTGATACATTAACTTATcagctttttcttctttgtgctgGCATTTCCttaatgtttgtttgtttcaccTCACTGGCTCATTGGATTGCTACTACTTATACTTTCATGGATTTTATCTTCACAGTTTATGATATCTTGCAAAGCCTTTTCCATGTCTGCTTGACCAGCTGTactggctgttttgggcaaaGTCATTTGCAGTGCACACCACAGAGTAGTGCGTGCTTTCCTCATTGCCACACACATCTCTTTAATTGCTGAAGCAAGGGCAAAAACATCTCTGTCATCTTTGCATCTAGGAACTCCCTGCCTTTGCCGATTTGATGCATTGACAATTTCATCCTTTCGACGTGACTGTACAATGTGAATGGACTCCAAGTGTCTATCAAGAGCAGTAGAGATATTAGCATGAAGAGGAGAGCTTCGGAGACATTCCATTTTGCCTAGCAAAGTCACAACTCTGGCTTGTTCTCAAAGTTCATCCACAATTAAGCGATCAACTCTAGATGGGTTAGAGGTCAGCCTTGGAATTGGAGTATTGTTCGTGCTGGATACTTTTTTTCCTGGATAATTCTTGGCAAGGGCTAATTCAgtctttttcctctccttttctaatGCTCTCCATTGTTCATAGCATTCTTCTAGACGAACATGAAGTTCACTGGCTGGTCCACTACGGGTTTTAATTGGTCTTTGAAATCCAAAAGTTGGTACGAAACCAGAAAAGGAATTATCACCATACATCATATCATTAAAATAAGGGTATAAATGGCTTAAGTCATCATAAGAAAACAAATCATAGGAATCCAACAGTGGAACAACTGAATGGCCAAATGGGTGAGTAGCTCTTAGGGGAAACCCATTTGAACCAAGTTGTTGAAAACCCTGATTATGCCTTAAGTCTCCCATCATATAATTATTAGAAAAGCATGATGCCTGTGTGCGACCCACACGGCTATTAATATTGCTATCTCCACTTCCTTGTCTGTGGCTATTAAAATGACCCTGTGACTCCAGCAGATCTTGATACGTGTTTTGAGATAAGCCATCTAAATGTTTTGGACCTTCCTCAGGATCATAATGTCCACTCTGGGGCTTGGCTTGAAAAttatgtttgtttacattttcaatgaTCCCATACTGCTGAGCTGAATAGCTATCACAAAATCCATTtggctgctttatttttttatcagtaaCCGATTCAAAGAGATTTTCTTCTCCAGTTTTTGTCAGTCCTTCCATATGATTGACAGATTGGATTCTTTCTGCACCATTGTAACTGAGATCAAAACTGGAAAATGCTGAGGGATTTTCTTGgcaatatttctgaaataaattgcTATTTGGGGTTAAATTTGTGGATGATAGTTGGGGGAAATCTGAAGAATGGTTAGAACCCTTTGAAGCTGCATTTAAATGACTGTTTAATTTCATCAAGTTACCTTGATTTCGATAAGGAATAGgagtgttgttttttgtttgaacATTCATCCATGTTGGTCTGTTTAAGTTGATACCTCCTGAAGATGCTGCTGAGTTTGATAATAAATTCACTGATTTAAAATACTCAGAATTTGGGGGATCAGGTTTAGCAAACTGTTGCTTTTCTGTGACATTTGCAAAATCATTAGTTGGACAAGCTGTGTGAGGTTTTAGTACATATTCTGGTTTTAAGCCAAAATCGGCAGCAAATGCTGCTTCTTTTGCAAACTGTTTTTCTGTCAGGTGTGGTGTAGTTTTTGGAAATGTGAAATTCTGTTGGTCAGATATTGTCTcctccatttttttctgatttgctgGTTTAACCTGAAATAACTTTGTGTATGTGTCTGCTTCTACATTTGGTGTTTCAGGTGTATTGCTATTGGCTAATTTTTTACTATCTTGGACACTAAAATTTGAACACTTATTAAGTTTAGCCTTATTAGGATGAGCATATTCTGGGTATCTACAATAATCTGCATTTTCATTATATCTGTTAAATTGGGAAAGAAACATCTCTGCTCTTTTTTGCTGTAATGGTGCTTCAAGACCTTTAGCAcatattttttctcttccatAAGGGTAAGTATCAACAACTGATTCTTTCATGATATCAGACAGACCAGTCTGTGGTGTAAAACAGTTTTTGATAAATGGATATTCCTGGAATGTTGTCTTAGCTGTATCATTTGTCTGGATATTGTAACAGTTAGAATGATCACTTCGTGATGGGTACATCCATTGTTCTTCAAGGTCTAAACCAGTAAATCCATGATAAAGTTCATCTATTTTTTGTTGTGGTGTGAGATTGCTATTATGCAGATACTGCTTCTCCACTGCTGACACAGATTCACCACTATAAAAAGCTTGCTGAGAGATGGCTGTATCTATTggccttttggtttctgttaagaGGTCATGGTGATCTGCAAATCTGCTTGTGTTCATTGGCCAAACTGACTTTAAGTTGGAGGAGCAGGTCCTGTTCTTTACATTGATCTGAGAATTAGAAGATTGCTTAATATCATCTCCATAAGTAGACCACGGTGCATAGAAAAGTGAAGAATCTACAGAATTTGAATATTCTGTTGAGGAAAGTGGAGTGTAGGTCTGCCTTAGGTCTACATTGTCTTCACTCTGCGGTTTGTAGCAGTCGTAGAAGGAGGCAGAGCCCGTGAGCAGCATGCTGTTGAAGACGTCGGTTAGCCGGCTGCTGCCGTCGGCGCTCAGGTTCCAGCAGCCACTCGCACCTCCCCGGAACGCCACCTTGGGCTCCATggggctccccagcccctcctggacGAGGTGCAGCTCCTGGGGTAGGGGGCTGAGGGGGGGCGTCGAGGCCCGGCTCCCTCGACCCACGCCCCGCtactgccgccgccgccccgggcgCTGCCTGGAGCCGGTCTGAGGGTGGGGGGCCCGCCGcggggagggaggcccagggagaggccgtTACATAGCCGACCACAGGCTCGTGACCCGCACGCGATCCTAGaatttcatctttgaaaaatgcctgttcatgtcattttcccatttctttactggattgtttgctttattgttgtAGAATTTCTTGAACAATTTATtgtttctggaaattaatcctttatcacgtacatagtttgcaaatattttctcccattttgtcagctgcctcttcaatttgttgagtgtttcctttgcagtctaGAAGctacttagcttgatgtaatcctatttgtcttttttaacttctattgccAGGGCTTCTGTGATGTTTCCTAAAATGTCTTTCCATATGCCAATGTACATTTTTCTTGATGTTtacctctagtaatttgatagtatcaggacATATATTTAGAACCTTGATATATTTAGAGAAGACTTTTCTATAACCTGTATGGTAGGAATCCTGTTTCAGAACTCTTCATGTGAAGATCCAAATTTCCTGTATCATTTTGAAGACTGTTCTTTcttcagggattaattttagctcattagtcaaagattaattggttgtaatGTGCAAATTAATTtgcagatttttattcatttacaatggtcaacatgtcaatttttatgcaaatactatgctgttttgagtaTAAATATCATATAGTATGTCAAAATCTACCATGATGATGCTTCTGGTGCTGTTTTTGTTAAGATTGTGTAAGTTTTttagggtctcttatgtttccatatgatttttagcaGTGTTTTATCAAGATCCCAGAAGAATGTCATTATTATCTTGATTGcaattatattgaatctgtaacaTGCTTTGGGTAGtgtgcacattttgatgatacttatTTTCCTAATCCACAAAAATGGAAGGTCTTTACAACCTTGCCTGTCctattcatttctttaatgttttgtaattttcattgtagtgatctTTAGCATCCTtgcctaaatttattccaaggagtttaaatattttaagctatttAAATGGTACTGATATTACAACatttttttcagccatggcatctTCTATGTTTGCAAAggcaactgatttttgtgtgttgttttttatatcctgaaactttgtTAACAAACTCTAAAATGaattccaatagtatttttttaaagat belongs to Lepus europaeus isolate LE1 unplaced genomic scaffold, mLepTim1.pri SCAFFOLD_29, whole genome shotgun sequence and includes:
- the LOC133754739 gene encoding LOW QUALITY PROTEIN: meiosis-specific coiled-coil domain-containing protein MEIOC-like (The sequence of the model RefSeq protein was modified relative to this genomic sequence to represent the inferred CDS: substituted 2 bases at 2 genomic stop codons), with the translated sequence MEPKVAFRGGASGCWNLSADGSSRLTDVFNSMLLTGSASFYDCYKPQSEDNVDLRQTYTPLSSTEYSNSVDSSLFYAPWSTYGDDIKQSSNSQINVKNRTCSSNLKSVWPMNTSRFADHHDLLTETKRPIDTAISQQAFYSGESVSAVEKQYLHNSNLTPQQKIDELYHGFTGLDLEEQWMYPSRSDHSNCYNIQTNDTAKTTFQEYPFIKNCFTPQTGLSDIMKESVVDTYPYGREKICAKGLEAPLQQKRAEMFLSQFNRYNENADYCRYPEYAHPNKAKLNKCSNFSVQDSKKLANSNTPETPNVEADTYTKLFQVKPANQKKMEETISDQQNFTFPKTTPHLTEKQFAKEAAFAADFGLKPEYVLKPHTACPTNDFANVTEKQQFAKPDPPNSEYFKSVNLLSNSAASSGGINLNRPTWMNVQTKNNTPIPYRNQGNLMKLNSHLNAASKGSNHSSDFPQLSSTNLTPNSNLFQKYCQENPSAFSSFDLSYNGAERIQSVNHMEGLTKTGEENLFESVTDKKIKQPNGFCDSYSAQQYGIIENVNKHNFQAKPQSGHYDPEEGPKHLDGLSQNTYQDLLESQGHFNSHRQGSGDSNINSRVGRTQASCFSNNYMMGDLRHNQGFQQLGSNGFPLRATHPFGHSVVPLLDSYDLFSYDDLSHLYPYFNDMMYGDNSFSGFVPTFGFQRPIKTRSGPASELHVRLEECYEQWRALEKERKKTELALAKNYPGKKVSSTNNTPIPRLTSNPSRVDRLIVDELXEQARVVTLLGKMECLRSSPLHANISTALDRHLESIHIVQSRRKDEIVNASNRQRQGVPRCKDDRDVFALASAIKEMCVAMRKARTTLWCALQMTLPKTASTAGQADMEKALQDIINCEDKIHESISSSNPMSQXGETNKH